One region of Actinomycetota bacterium genomic DNA includes:
- a CDS encoding cytochrome b N-terminal domain-containing protein, whose translation MFRPGSIYRRGYRDTSRDRALAAMNNVLYHLHPVKVKRHGLKLTYTYCLGGLSFFLFIGLTITGIFLMFFYRPTAGPGQELAYLDMRDIIANVTFGQLVRNLHRWAAHLMVFTVFLHMARVFYHGAYKPPREFNWVVGIMLLQLTLLLSFTGYLLPWDQLAIWAVQVGTSMMGYTPVFGRQVQFVLLGGVEIGPNTLLRWYVLHVLFLPFILVLFLAVHFWRIRKDGGISGPL comes from the coding sequence ATGTTCCGCCCGGGCTCGATCTACCGGCGGGGCTACCGGGACACGTCGCGTGACCGTGCGCTCGCGGCGATGAACAACGTGCTGTACCACCTGCACCCGGTCAAGGTGAAGCGTCACGGCCTGAAGCTCACCTACACGTACTGCCTCGGGGGCCTGTCGTTCTTCCTGTTCATCGGCCTGACGATCACCGGCATCTTCCTGATGTTCTTCTACCGGCCGACCGCCGGGCCCGGGCAGGAGCTGGCGTACCTGGACATGCGCGACATCATCGCGAACGTCACGTTCGGGCAGTTGGTGCGCAACCTCCACCGGTGGGCCGCCCACCTGATGGTGTTCACGGTGTTCCTGCACATGGCCAGGGTCTTCTACCACGGGGCGTACAAACCACCCCGGGAGTTCAACTGGGTGGTGGGGATCATGCTCCTGCAGCTGACGCTGCTGCTGTCGTTCACCGGGTACCTGCTGCCGTGGGACCAGCTCGCGATCTGGGCGGTCCAGGTCGGTACCTCGATGATGGGCTACACGCCCGTGTTCGGCCGCCAGGTGCAGTTCGTCCTCCTCGGCGGCGTCGAGATCGGGCCGAACACGCTGCTGCGGTGGTACGTGCTCCACGTGTTGTTCCTGCCGTTCATCCTCGTCCTGTTCCTGGCCGTGCA